One segment of Clostridium botulinum DNA contains the following:
- a CDS encoding isopeptide-forming domain-containing fimbrial protein, translating into MPSNPIVMIINNTENVPIIVGGTSSFNINIQNTSTDTRFYNLSLSLTLPNGLTLSSSTIAQTSTVSNSDNSTSYYWTNLKDLAPLEINYNFNITVKCNSTFKNGSSIPFGYTFSNINVQCQVDTMPRGIYDAGNQQLTTQTLMSFLSTMFNGIITTSGKVLKGAGTSISLNDYTQVNTATCQFFNNSLLTSSVNISILLDNGIRYLSGIVVTGTDASQFNSPIVNTVVINNKQYTQLYYGGITLSTNSNTTLKFNYAVWNQYNNNQGNFIAHGTKLNMSVNMSSSSYSLNNSFTFSAMDLIISTSVSKSLVDVQNNLTFSYNYKVGQYYDIKNIIVYYYLPDGIYYLSSSYVPSSVINNSTIQGYYITYNFPLALRNSVTTVNISAKVNSYYQYKFDSNLNQLPVVSFDSFNATTNITGTTVSQLNVVTDSSNTSCSINIGSIQKQFIKAYYRDGTPKTINTLAPFDFAQYTLTYTATNLNAMQKQIYIDDFFPLSADPINNLNYIYTGYQPIASPQLISPHGVDFYYGDIPGKSSSIIDFKVPINSLGAPSQNINLMKLRGINTLGFSYSSRSQVLINIGTPNLQLTKSVSGPNTSSIKAGEIYSYTVKITNTNTLGTETDAFNFTLTDTLSSWFTLNPNSINVSGSGIYSSYQFDNNNVYLYINKLSPGQSLTLTYNVTISSVIAPGVNISTTATNTNPYSQIYNSSLNNFQYTGLIKSASTTISSSSITLTKTTNNDVFKVGSPVIYTITLTIPLGTIAYNVSVRDTLSNGNQIYNGSAFRNGISITPSVSSNVINFPSEGTIDARTSQQTIVYTLYCKINNGSKSINATTSTQNNSYQCFYSQISGGNISTISKSLSVTINHPNILMNLTCTDKTSSIVYNQTVTASISSVLQFKLSFQNNSAIDLVNGTIQIPINSNFTFSSIDTTTQCTGSYNSSTNKIIILINTLPPSTSGVIIFTLLPKSNLTSGTSITTVATATSYYNNISLTKIYSGETSNTLTTIFSPGTSLLPNPLTKINDSTSFIVTQPGNTATIINYFNNTGGGYDSYTLSIQPVALAYSLYIDNSKIIDVPANTSYTANLDVMKNLSPNTSKTITITSVIPLNQPLGSRYDFIVTTTSLTNPYPSKTVLNIDPS; encoded by the coding sequence ATGCCCTCAAACCCAATTGTAATGATAATTAATAACACTGAAAATGTTCCTATTATTGTAGGAGGAACTTCTTCATTTAATATAAATATACAAAATACTAGTACCGATACTCGATTTTATAATTTAAGTTTATCATTAACCTTACCTAATGGCCTTACCTTATCTTCATCAACAATAGCACAAACTTCTACAGTAAGTAATTCAGATAACAGCACTTCTTATTATTGGACAAATTTAAAAGACCTTGCTCCCCTTGAGATAAATTATAATTTTAATATTACAGTAAAATGTAATTCTACATTTAAAAATGGAAGTTCAATTCCTTTTGGATATACTTTTTCAAATATAAATGTTCAATGTCAAGTAGATACTATGCCTAGAGGAATTTATGATGCAGGAAATCAGCAGCTAACTACTCAAACACTAATGTCGTTTTTGTCTACTATGTTTAATGGAATAATTACTACTTCAGGAAAAGTTTTGAAGGGTGCAGGGACTAGTATATCGTTAAATGATTATACGCAAGTAAATACTGCTACTTGCCAATTCTTTAATAATTCACTTTTAACTTCTTCTGTAAATATAAGCATCTTATTAGATAATGGAATAAGATATTTGTCTGGAATTGTTGTTACTGGTACAGATGCCTCACAATTTAATTCTCCAATAGTAAATACTGTTGTTATAAACAATAAACAATATACTCAGCTTTATTATGGAGGAATCACATTATCAACTAACAGCAATACTACTCTAAAATTTAATTATGCTGTTTGGAATCAATATAACAACAATCAAGGCAACTTTATAGCTCATGGAACTAAATTAAATATGTCTGTTAATATGAGTTCCTCATCTTATTCATTAAACAACTCATTTACTTTCTCTGCTATGGATTTAATAATCTCTACCTCTGTTAGTAAATCTTTAGTTGATGTTCAAAATAATTTAACTTTCTCCTATAATTATAAAGTTGGACAATATTATGATATAAAAAATATAATCGTATATTATTATTTACCTGATGGAATTTACTACTTATCAAGTTCATATGTCCCTAGTTCAGTAATAAATAACTCAACAATTCAAGGATATTATATAACGTATAATTTTCCGTTAGCTTTAAGAAATTCTGTTACTACAGTAAATATAAGTGCTAAAGTTAATAGCTATTATCAATATAAATTTGATTCAAATCTTAATCAATTACCAGTTGTAAGTTTTGACAGCTTTAATGCAACAACAAATATAACTGGAACTACTGTTTCACAACTAAATGTAGTAACTGATAGTAGCAACACATCTTGTAGCATAAACATCGGTTCAATACAAAAACAATTTATAAAAGCATATTATCGAGATGGAACCCCTAAAACAATAAACACATTAGCTCCTTTTGATTTTGCACAATATACTTTAACCTATACAGCAACAAATTTAAATGCAATGCAAAAACAAATATATATAGATGATTTTTTTCCTCTTTCAGCTGATCCTATTAATAATTTAAATTATATATATACTGGATATCAACCTATAGCTTCTCCACAATTAATCTCTCCTCATGGTGTAGATTTTTATTATGGTGATATACCTGGAAAATCTTCTTCTATCATAGATTTTAAAGTTCCAATAAACTCGTTAGGAGCTCCAAGTCAAAATATAAATTTAATGAAACTAAGAGGTATAAATACTTTAGGCTTTTCATATAGTAGTCGTTCACAAGTTTTAATTAATATAGGTACTCCAAATCTTCAATTAACAAAATCAGTCTCCGGACCTAATACTTCCTCAATTAAAGCTGGTGAAATTTATTCTTATACTGTAAAAATAACTAATACTAATACTCTTGGGACTGAAACAGATGCTTTTAATTTTACTTTAACAGATACTTTATCATCTTGGTTTACTCTTAATCCTAATTCTATAAATGTTTCTGGAAGTGGCATTTATTCTTCTTATCAATTTGATAATAATAATGTTTATCTATATATTAATAAACTCTCTCCAGGACAATCTTTGACCTTAACTTACAACGTTACTATAAGTAGTGTTATTGCTCCTGGAGTTAATATTTCAACAACTGCCACAAATACTAACCCCTATTCTCAAATTTATAATTCCTCTTTAAATAATTTTCAATATACTGGACTTATAAAAAGTGCTTCTACAACAATTTCTTCATCAAGTATAACATTAACAAAAACAACTAATAATGATGTTTTTAAAGTTGGTTCTCCAGTAATCTATACAATCACATTAACTATTCCATTAGGTACAATTGCTTATAATGTTTCAGTAAGAGATACTCTTTCAAATGGAAATCAAATTTATAATGGCTCTGCATTTAGAAATGGTATATCAATAACCCCAAGTGTTTCATCAAACGTTATTAATTTTCCTTCTGAAGGTACAATAGACGCTAGAACTTCTCAACAAACTATTGTTTACACACTTTATTGTAAAATAAACAATGGAAGTAAATCTATAAATGCAACTACGTCAACACAAAATAATAGTTATCAATGTTTTTATTCTCAAATTTCTGGTGGAAATATATCAACAATAAGTAAAAGCTTAAGTGTAACTATTAATCATCCTAATATTTTAATGAATTTAACTTGTACTGATAAAACTTCGTCTATAGTATATAACCAAACTGTTACTGCTAGTATAAGTTCAGTACTTCAATTTAAATTGTCTTTCCAAAATAATAGTGCTATAGATCTAGTTAATGGAACTATACAAATTCCTATAAATTCAAATTTTACTTTTTCATCCATAGATACTACTACCCAATGTACTGGAAGCTATAATTCTTCAACTAATAAAATAATAATTCTAATAAATACGCTTCCACCTTCTACGTCAGGAGTTATTATATTTACACTTTTACCTAAATCCAATTTAACTTCTGGTACTTCTATAACTACTGTAGCAACAGCAACTTCATATTATAATAATATATCATTAACTAAAATATACAGTGGAGAAACTAGCAACACCTTAACAACTATATTTTCTCCTGGGACTTCACTTTTACCAAATCCATTAACTAAAATAAATGATTCTACTTCTTTTATTGTAACTCAGCCTGGAAATACAGCTACAATTATTAATTATTTTAATAATACTGGTGGTGGATATGATAGTTACACTCTAAGTATTCAGCCCGTTGCTTTAGCATATAGCTTATATATAGATAATTCAAAGATAATAGATGTTCCTGCTAATACCTCTTATACTGCTAACTTAGATGTAATGAAGAATTTATCACCTAATACTTCTAAAACTATTACTATAACTTCTGTTATTCCTTTAAATCAGCCACTTGGAAGCAGATATGATTTTATTGTAACAACAACTTCATTAACTAATCCTTATCCAAGCAAAACTGTTTTAAATATAGATCCTAGTTAA
- a CDS encoding MATE family efflux transporter, giving the protein MFIRKNVLKLAIPIIIEQTFVMLLGVCNTMMAGHIGEEAVSAIGMVDSINNMFISFFAALSVGATVVVAQHIGKENHKKANETARQALVSGCCLAALISILMWVLRVPMINALYGTAEELVKSNAKIYLELTLITYPFIAVQQIANGVLRGCGDTKTPMYITMFMNIINIILGYILIYGIKDLKLLGFILNTKSYGINGAAISIAIARLVGTIIIGIVLFRGSRVIRMRKIFPFKFDLETQKSIFNIGIPAGVEQVLFNTGKLIVQIFIVTMGTASIAANAIGSSIATIVAVPGNALCLAATTLVGQYVGRDDTKGAKSTLVYLTKFGTVCLVAIGLIFIPISEWVSSFYTDSIEVIKLSSALIKSNSVALIVWPISFILSSGLKGAGDTRYTMLTAFVGMWIFRIFTGYILGLVFGLGVLGIWIGMYTDWLIRGVMYCFRLKGEKWLKHKVV; this is encoded by the coding sequence ATGTTTATAAGAAAAAATGTTTTAAAATTAGCTATACCAATAATAATAGAGCAAACATTTGTTATGCTTTTAGGGGTATGTAATACAATGATGGCAGGGCACATAGGGGAAGAAGCTGTTTCTGCAATTGGAATGGTAGATTCAATAAATAATATGTTTATATCTTTTTTTGCGGCTTTATCAGTTGGAGCTACTGTAGTTGTTGCACAACATATTGGCAAAGAAAATCATAAAAAAGCAAATGAAACAGCTAGACAAGCTTTAGTATCTGGATGTTGTTTAGCTGCTTTAATAAGTATTTTGATGTGGGTTTTACGTGTACCAATGATTAATGCTTTATATGGCACTGCAGAAGAATTAGTAAAATCAAATGCAAAAATATATTTAGAACTTACACTTATTACCTATCCTTTTATCGCAGTACAGCAAATTGCAAATGGTGTATTAAGAGGATGTGGAGATACAAAAACACCAATGTATATTACAATGTTTATGAATATTATTAATATAATTTTAGGGTATATATTAATTTATGGAATAAAAGATCTTAAGTTATTAGGATTTATTTTAAATACAAAATCATATGGAATAAATGGTGCTGCAATATCAATTGCAATTGCAAGATTGGTTGGTACAATTATTATAGGAATTGTTTTATTTAGAGGAAGCAGAGTTATAAGAATGAGAAAGATTTTCCCATTTAAATTTGATTTAGAAACACAAAAGAGCATATTTAATATAGGAATACCGGCAGGTGTTGAGCAAGTACTTTTTAATACAGGAAAATTAATTGTTCAAATATTTATAGTAACCATGGGAACCGCATCAATAGCAGCAAATGCAATAGGTTCATCAATAGCAACTATTGTTGCAGTGCCAGGAAACGCATTATGCTTAGCTGCAACAACTTTAGTGGGGCAATATGTAGGAAGAGATGACACAAAAGGTGCTAAAAGTACACTTGTGTATTTAACTAAATTTGGAACAGTATGTTTGGTAGCAATAGGTTTAATATTTATTCCTATTTCAGAATGGGTATCTTCTTTTTATACAGATAGTATAGAGGTAATAAAACTTTCATCTGCATTAATTAAAAGTAATAGCGTGGCTTTAATAGTATGGCCTATTTCTTTTATATTATCATCAGGACTAAAGGGTGCTGGAGATACAAGATATACTATGTTAACAGCTTTTGTAGGAATGTGGATTTTTAGAATATTCACAGGTTATATTTTAGGATTAGTATTTGGACTTGGTGTCTTAGGAATTTGGATTGGAATGTATACAGATTGGTTGATTAGAGGGGTAATGTATTGTTTTAGGCTTAAAGGTGAAAAGTGGCTTAAACATAAAGTTGTGTAA
- a CDS encoding helix-turn-helix domain-containing protein: MCNNKNSFTNSSKMKFNNLNTDTKYCIAIIIFSLSLLISSLIISTSIKKLQYSLNDDMHVISNNISNLPYSLNTSSSNLVKEPTDISQHTLSIQDAATYLGIASDELWKVVNDPESKIPHFQVGKSRCFFTKEGLDTWLEGNYTLNFDIK; this comes from the coding sequence TTGTGTAATAATAAAAATAGTTTTACTAATTCAAGTAAAATGAAATTTAACAATTTAAATACTGATACAAAATATTGTATTGCAATAATTATATTTTCACTTTCCTTATTAATCAGTTCATTAATTATAAGTACTAGTATAAAAAAGTTACAATATTCCTTAAATGATGATATGCATGTGATTTCCAATAATATTTCTAATTTACCTTATTCATTAAACACTAGTTCTTCAAATTTAGTTAAAGAACCTACAGATATTTCGCAGCATACATTATCAATTCAAGATGCTGCTACTTATTTAGGAATTGCTTCTGATGAATTATGGAAAGTTGTTAATGATCCTGAATCTAAAATTCCTCATTTTCAGGTTGGTAAAAGTAGATGTTTTTTTACTAAAGAAGGGTTAGATACTTGGTTAGAAGGTAATTATACCCTTAATTTTGATATAAAATAA
- a CDS encoding CPC_1213 family protein, translated as MDNSMKKKHTNKHKSLKHNPQAESVKAVFGEPKAKPYDPTDFKI; from the coding sequence ATGGATAACAGCATGAAGAAAAAACATACAAACAAACATAAAAGTCTAAAACATAATCCTCAAGCAGAAAGTGTGAAAGCCGTATTTGGTGAACCAAAAGCAAAACCATACGACCCAACTGATTTTAAAATTTAA
- a CDS encoding galactose ABC transporter substrate-binding protein — protein sequence MKKKLLSINIIVIVMILMFFCVKNNVIASCSNFDLEKPAKVGVLLYKFNDEYISLLKNSLEEIQKENPNKVEFIFLDAYGNQEKQNNEIDKLLKEKVDLLLVNLVDTTEESTQEVVDRIKANNVPVIFFNREPISKIPIKSYEKAVILSRIPEAGILQGKIVTDLWNNNKKMIDKNEDNIMQYVMLTGDSNDLTAISRTENSIKAIKNSGIEVQELEKKNSKWDRELAKQNIASLLYQYGNKIEAIIANNDAMAIGAIEALQNQNYNKGDPNNTIIVVGVDATPKAKELINQGYMAGTVLQDPKEEAEALYTLGMNLIAGKNAVENTQYNYDESGFTIRLPYKEYIK from the coding sequence ATGAAAAAAAAGCTTTTAAGTATTAACATTATAGTTATAGTAATGATTTTAATGTTTTTTTGTGTTAAGAATAATGTTATAGCTTCTTGTTCAAATTTTGATTTAGAAAAACCAGCTAAAGTAGGCGTATTATTATATAAATTTAATGATGAGTACATCTCTTTATTAAAAAATAGTTTGGAAGAAATTCAAAAAGAAAATCCAAACAAAGTTGAGTTTATTTTTTTAGATGCTTATGGTAATCAAGAAAAACAAAATAATGAAATAGATAAATTGTTAAAAGAAAAAGTAGATCTTTTATTAGTAAATTTAGTTGATACAACTGAAGAATCAACACAGGAGGTAGTAGATAGAATTAAAGCCAATAATGTTCCAGTAATATTTTTTAATAGAGAACCTATAAGTAAGATACCAATAAAATCTTATGAAAAAGCTGTGATTTTATCAAGAATACCAGAGGCTGGGATATTACAAGGAAAAATAGTAACTGATTTATGGAATAACAACAAAAAAATGATAGATAAGAATGAAGATAATATTATGCAATACGTTATGCTAACTGGTGATAGTAACGACTTAACTGCTATTTCTAGAACTGAAAATTCTATTAAAGCAATAAAAAATAGTGGAATAGAAGTTCAAGAATTAGAAAAGAAAAATTCTAAATGGGATAGAGAGTTAGCTAAGCAAAATATAGCTTCATTGCTATATCAATATGGTAATAAAATTGAAGCTATAATTGCTAATAATGATGCTATGGCAATAGGAGCTATTGAAGCATTGCAAAATCAAAATTATAATAAAGGAGATCCTAATAATACAATTATTGTTGTTGGCGTTGATGCAACACCTAAAGCAAAAGAATTAATAAATCAGGGTTATATGGCTGGAACTGTTCTTCAAGATCCAAAGGAAGAAGCAGAAGCTCTTTATACTTTAGGAATGAATTTAATAGCAGGTAAAAATGCTGTTGAAAATACACAATATAATTATGATGAAAGTGGATTTACAATTCGTCTTCCATATAAAGAATATATTAAATAA
- a CDS encoding 2-hydroxyacyl-CoA dehydratase — protein MKNYKIGLDIGSTTVKLVVLNHKEQLVYSKYERHYSDIKSTIIELIEEAYKDIGNISCTLSVTGSGGLSVSKWLNVEFVQEVIACSKTVETIIPETDVVIELGGEDAKITYFRGGLEQRMNGSCAGGTGAFIDQMAVLLNTDASGLNEYAKSFNVIYPIASRCGVFAKTDIQPLINEGASKEDIAASIFQAVVNQTISGLACGKPIKGNVAFLGGPLFFVSELRQRFIETLKLEEGQVIFPEKSQLFVAQGAALLSTKNNFTDLESIVKKVKNLSQIKDDDVERLDVLFESEDEHIKFKKRHEMAKVKRGDLNNYKGKAFLGIDAGSTTTKIALINDKDELIYSLYEGNEGNPLKKVIQMLKDLYSKLPSEVEIANTTVTGYGEALIKSALHIDIGEIETIAHYKAAEYFLPGVNFILDIGGQDMKCLKIKNGTIDSILLNEACSSGCGSFIETFAKSLNMKIQDFAQEAIKSKAPVDLGSRCTVFMNSRVKQSQKEGAEVSDISAGLSYSVIKNALFKVIKLRDEKDIGDKVIVQGGTFYNDAVLRSFELVSGREAVRPDIAGLMGAFGCAIISKERYVKGEKSRILSKDKIDSFNMTSVFKRCGKCGNNCLLTVNKFSTDEEFISGNRCERALGVDKTKNDIPNLYKYKYKRTFNYIPLKENEAKRGVIGIPRVLNMYENYPFWFKILTSLGFSVKLSPSSSKNIYEKGIETIPSESACYPAKLVHGHVMSLINSGVKTIFYPCIPYEKKEFGDSNNHYNCPMVTSYPEVIKNNVDELKNKNIKYISPFFSLDDEKELAKRIVHEFKEYNVTLKEAECAINLGVKEREAYKKDIQNKGEEILRYLEENNKYGIVLCGRPYHIDPEINHGIPDVINSYGMAVLTEDSVSHLGNLKNKLRVVDQWTYHSRLYRAAQVVAENDNLEIIQLNSFGCGLDAVTSDQVSEIISSKGKIYTLLKIDEGNNLGAAKIRIRSLKAAIEERVRKSYIPIEEKIEYNNPVFTKEMRKNHTILVPQMSPIHFKLIQEAARSSGYNVEVLPSIDAKAIDEGLKYVNNDACYPSIIVIGQMINALKSGKYDLNNTSVIISQTGGGCRATNYIGFLKMALKHAGFENIPVISLNAVGLEKQPGFKVNLKFLNKSLMALIYGDLFMRTLYRTRPYEKENGSANALYEKFNKKAEENIKTGSKKEFERNIKEIIEAFDKLPLLDIKKPRVGVVGEILVKFHPTANNDIVGILEREGAEAVVPDLLDFFLYSAYDDVFKYDYLGGSLKNKFISKFAIAYIERFRKSMKKHLDNSSRFTSPKHITELGKLASPIVSLGNQTGEGWFLTAEMIELIENDAENIVCMQPFACLPNHVTGKGMIKALKEKYPKSNIVAIDYDPGASNVNQLNRIKLMLSVAFKKMDEQIVLCKDIQSNVEVLTKEVSATLEKKE, from the coding sequence ATGAAGAACTATAAAATAGGATTAGATATTGGTTCAACAACGGTTAAACTAGTTGTTCTTAATCATAAAGAGCAATTAGTATATAGTAAATATGAAAGACATTATTCTGATATAAAGAGTACTATTATAGAATTAATAGAAGAAGCGTATAAAGATATTGGAAATATTTCTTGTACATTAAGTGTAACAGGTTCTGGTGGACTTTCTGTATCCAAATGGCTTAATGTAGAATTTGTACAAGAAGTTATTGCATGTTCTAAAACAGTTGAAACAATAATTCCAGAAACAGATGTTGTAATAGAATTAGGTGGAGAAGACGCTAAAATAACTTATTTTAGAGGTGGCCTTGAACAAAGAATGAATGGAAGTTGTGCAGGTGGAACAGGAGCTTTTATAGATCAAATGGCTGTTTTATTAAATACAGATGCTAGTGGTCTAAATGAATATGCTAAAAGTTTTAATGTTATATATCCAATAGCTTCAAGATGTGGAGTTTTTGCTAAAACAGATATACAACCTCTTATAAATGAAGGCGCAAGTAAAGAGGATATTGCAGCATCTATTTTTCAAGCTGTAGTTAATCAAACAATAAGTGGACTAGCATGTGGGAAACCTATAAAGGGAAATGTTGCTTTCCTAGGAGGCCCATTATTCTTTGTATCAGAATTAAGACAAAGATTTATAGAGACATTAAAATTAGAAGAAGGACAAGTTATTTTCCCAGAAAAGTCACAATTATTTGTAGCACAAGGAGCAGCATTATTATCAACAAAAAATAACTTTACAGATCTTGAGAGTATAGTAAAAAAAGTTAAAAATTTATCTCAAATAAAAGATGATGATGTTGAAAGATTGGATGTTTTATTTGAAAGTGAAGATGAACATATAAAATTTAAAAAAAGACATGAAATGGCTAAGGTAAAAAGAGGGGATTTAAATAATTATAAAGGAAAAGCTTTTTTAGGTATAGATGCGGGATCAACGACTACTAAAATTGCATTAATAAATGATAAAGATGAACTTATATATTCTTTATATGAAGGTAATGAAGGTAATCCACTTAAAAAAGTTATACAAATGTTAAAAGACTTGTATTCAAAATTACCAAGTGAAGTTGAAATTGCAAATACAACTGTGACAGGGTATGGAGAAGCTTTAATTAAGTCAGCATTACATATTGATATTGGAGAAATAGAAACAATTGCCCACTATAAGGCCGCAGAATATTTTTTACCAGGCGTTAATTTTATTTTAGATATTGGTGGACAAGATATGAAATGCTTAAAAATAAAGAATGGAACAATAGATAGCATATTATTAAATGAAGCTTGTTCATCTGGTTGTGGTTCATTTATAGAAACATTTGCAAAATCGTTAAATATGAAAATTCAAGACTTTGCACAAGAAGCAATTAAATCAAAAGCACCTGTTGATTTAGGATCAAGGTGTACAGTTTTTATGAACTCAAGAGTAAAACAATCTCAAAAAGAAGGTGCTGAAGTTTCCGATATTTCTGCTGGATTATCGTATTCTGTAATAAAGAATGCTTTATTTAAAGTTATAAAATTAAGAGATGAAAAAGATATTGGAGATAAGGTAATAGTACAAGGTGGAACATTTTATAATGATGCTGTACTTAGAAGTTTTGAGCTTGTTTCAGGAAGAGAGGCTGTTAGACCAGATATAGCAGGTCTTATGGGCGCTTTTGGTTGTGCAATAATATCAAAAGAAAGATATGTAAAAGGTGAAAAATCTAGGATACTTTCTAAGGATAAAATTGACAGCTTTAATATGACATCAGTATTTAAGAGATGTGGCAAGTGTGGAAATAATTGCCTTTTAACTGTTAATAAATTTTCTACTGATGAAGAGTTTATTTCGGGTAATAGATGTGAAAGAGCACTTGGTGTAGATAAAACTAAAAATGATATTCCTAACTTATATAAATATAAGTATAAGAGAACTTTTAATTATATTCCTCTTAAAGAAAATGAAGCTAAAAGAGGGGTAATAGGAATTCCAAGAGTATTAAATATGTATGAAAACTATCCATTTTGGTTTAAAATCCTTACTTCTCTTGGATTTAGTGTAAAATTATCACCTTCATCAAGTAAAAATATATATGAAAAGGGAATAGAAACAATACCATCTGAATCGGCATGTTATCCGGCAAAATTAGTTCATGGACATGTAATGTCACTTATAAATTCAGGAGTAAAAACTATTTTTTATCCTTGCATACCATATGAAAAGAAGGAATTTGGTGATTCAAACAATCATTATAATTGTCCTATGGTAACATCTTACCCTGAAGTTATTAAGAATAATGTTGATGAATTAAAAAATAAAAATATAAAATATATCTCTCCTTTCTTTTCATTAGATGATGAAAAGGAATTAGCAAAAAGAATAGTTCATGAATTTAAAGAGTATAATGTTACATTAAAAGAAGCGGAATGTGCTATTAATTTAGGCGTAAAAGAGAGAGAGGCTTATAAAAAAGATATTCAAAATAAGGGTGAAGAAATTTTAAGATATCTTGAAGAAAATAATAAATATGGAATAGTTTTATGCGGAAGACCTTATCATATAGATCCAGAAATAAATCATGGAATACCTGATGTAATAAATTCTTATGGCATGGCTGTATTAACAGAAGATAGTGTATCTCATTTAGGAAACTTAAAAAATAAACTTAGAGTTGTTGATCAATGGACTTATCATTCAAGATTATATAGAGCAGCACAAGTTGTAGCTGAAAATGATAACCTTGAAATAATTCAATTAAATTCTTTTGGTTGTGGATTAGATGCAGTAACAAGTGATCAAGTTTCTGAAATAATAAGTTCTAAAGGAAAGATATATACTTTACTTAAGATAGATGAAGGAAATAATTTAGGAGCAGCTAAAATAAGAATTAGATCATTAAAAGCTGCAATAGAAGAAAGAGTTAGAAAGAGCTATATTCCAATAGAAGAAAAAATAGAATATAACAATCCTGTATTTACAAAAGAAATGAGAAAAAATCATACAATACTTGTACCTCAAATGTCACCAATTCATTTTAAGCTGATACAAGAGGCAGCAAGATCAAGTGGATATAATGTTGAAGTATTACCTTCAATAGATGCAAAGGCAATTGATGAAGGGTTAAAGTATGTAAATAATGATGCATGTTATCCATCTATAATAGTTATTGGTCAAATGATTAATGCATTAAAGTCTGGTAAATATGATTTGAATAATACATCAGTTATAATAAGTCAAACTGGCGGCGGATGTAGAGCGACTAATTATATAGGATTTTTAAAGATGGCTTTAAAGCATGCAGGATTTGAAAATATACCTGTAATATCTCTAAATGCAGTAGGGCTTGAAAAACAACCAGGATTTAAGGTGAATCTTAAATTTTTAAATAAATCACTTATGGCTTTGATATATGGAGATTTATTTATGAGAACTTTATATAGGACCAGACCATATGAAAAAGAGAATGGTTCTGCTAATGCTTTATATGAAAAATTTAATAAAAAAGCAGAAGAAAATATAAAAACTGGTAGTAAAAAAGAATTTGAAAGAAATATAAAAGAAATAATAGAAGCTTTTGATAAATTGCCGCTATTAGATATTAAGAAACCAAGAGTTGGAGTTGTTGGAGAAATATTAGTTAAGTTCCATCCAACTGCCAATAATGATATAGTTGGTATATTAGAAAGAGAGGGTGCTGAAGCAGTAGTGCCAGATTTGTTAGACTTTTTCTTATATTCAGCATATGATGATGTTTTCAAATATGATTATCTTGGGGGAAGTTTAAAAAATAAATTTATTAGTAAATTTGCTATAGCTTATATAGAAAGGTTTAGAAAATCTATGAAGAAGCATTTAGATAATAGTAGTAGATTTACTTCACCAAAACATATAACTGAATTAGGTAAATTAGCATCACCAATAGTATCACTTGGAAATCAAACTGGAGAAGGATGGTTTTTGACAGCAGAAATGATTGAACTAATTGAAAATGATGCTGAAAATATAGTATGTATGCAACCTTTTGCATGTTTACCAAATCATGTTACAGGAAAAGGTATGATAAAAGCACTTAAGGAAAAATATCCTAAATCTAATATAGTTGCCATAGATTATGATCCAGGAGCATCAAATGTAAATCAACTAAATAGAATTAAGCTAATGCTATCGGTTGCATTTAAAAAAATGGATGAGCAAATAGTATTATGTAAGGATATACAATCTAATGTAGAAGTATTAACAAAAGAAGTTAGTGCAACATTAGAGAAAAAAGAATAA